Proteins from one Pelosinus sp. IPA-1 genomic window:
- a CDS encoding OAM dimerization domain-containing protein — MVDLQNVKPYGDTLDDGMVQLSFTLPVSLSSASKEAARQLVASMGLDEPAVAHAEAISNEFSFFIVYAKCKHGIDIAGIVVPEVDLEVLSKKEIDDFISTHLGRKLNIVGACIESDAHTVGIDAIMNIKGFNGHKGLESYHEINAVNMGAQVTCEDVIRKAYEIKADAILISQVVTQKNIHITNLTKLVDMLEAEGLRDKVTLVVGGPRISHELAKELGYDAGFSSNTYAEHVASFLVQEVKGKN; from the coding sequence ATGGTTGATTTACAGAATGTCAAACCTTATGGAGATACCTTGGATGATGGTATGGTGCAGCTATCGTTTACATTGCCTGTATCTTTATCGAGTGCATCTAAAGAAGCTGCGAGGCAATTGGTTGCCAGTATGGGGTTAGATGAGCCGGCAGTTGCCCATGCCGAGGCAATAAGTAATGAATTTAGTTTTTTTATTGTCTATGCAAAATGTAAGCATGGGATAGATATTGCAGGGATTGTTGTGCCAGAAGTTGATTTAGAGGTGTTGTCTAAAAAAGAAATCGATGACTTCATTAGTACACATCTAGGACGGAAACTCAATATAGTAGGAGCCTGTATTGAAAGCGATGCTCATACTGTCGGTATTGATGCCATCATGAACATAAAAGGATTTAATGGACATAAAGGTCTAGAAAGTTATCATGAAATCAATGCTGTGAATATGGGGGCGCAGGTTACTTGTGAGGACGTAATTCGCAAGGCCTATGAGATCAAGGCCGATGCCATTTTAATATCTCAAGTGGTAACTCAGAAAAATATTCATATTACCAATCTCACAAAACTGGTAGATATGCTTGAGGCAGAAGGATTGCGGGATAAAGTAACGTTAGTTGTAGGTGGGCCGCGAATTAGTCATGAACTGGCGAAAGAATTGGGATATGATGCTGGCTTTAGTTCGAATACTTATGCAGAACACGTGGCTTCTTTTCTTGTGCAGGAAGTAAAGGGGAAAAATTAG
- a CDS encoding lysine 5,6-aminomutase subunit alpha produces the protein MKKLNLDQGTIGRGRELAKLIVDKVQEHIDAHSTVAVERSVLRLLGIDGIDQAGVPVVNRVVEDLYAAGVLGKGAMYWLVNAMLNTQLSPQQVAEYVVNGEINLVELPIKSDQEIEKLANQLAISALHKIQDRREERERLIADLGKGPEPMLYVIVATGNVYEDAIQAQAAARQGADIIAVIRTTGQSLLDYVPYGPTTTGFGGTYATQANFKILREALDEVGQEVNRYIYLTNYCSGLCMPEIAVMGALERLDVMLNDSMYGIIFRDINMKRTFVDQFFSRLINGYAGIIINTGEDNYLTTADAMESGHTVLASELINEQFAFRCGMVSEQLGLGHAFEIDPKTPNGFLYELAQAQLVREVFPHSPIKYMPPTKFMTGNIFKGHVQDTLFNVCSIMTGQSLHLLGILTEAIHTPLIQDRFLSIESARYVFDNMRGLADEICFKKDGVIQQRASEVLEKAVVLLEEIAEMGLMQAIAAGYFADITRTPEGGKGLNGVIVRENGYLNPFIPLMLKGGRRNG, from the coding sequence TTGAAAAAACTTAACTTGGATCAGGGCACCATTGGGCGTGGACGGGAGTTAGCTAAGCTAATTGTGGATAAGGTGCAAGAACACATTGATGCTCATAGTACAGTTGCGGTTGAGCGATCTGTTTTAAGATTGCTGGGTATAGATGGAATAGACCAAGCAGGGGTGCCTGTAGTTAATAGGGTGGTCGAAGACCTATATGCAGCAGGAGTATTAGGAAAAGGGGCTATGTATTGGCTCGTCAATGCTATGCTTAACACCCAATTATCTCCACAACAAGTTGCGGAGTATGTTGTAAATGGAGAGATTAATTTAGTGGAATTACCTATAAAATCAGATCAGGAAATAGAGAAATTAGCCAATCAACTTGCTATCTCAGCATTACATAAAATTCAAGATCGCCGTGAGGAAAGAGAAAGGCTGATTGCTGATTTAGGCAAGGGGCCAGAGCCTATGCTTTATGTAATTGTAGCGACCGGAAATGTTTATGAGGATGCCATTCAAGCTCAGGCTGCAGCTAGGCAAGGGGCAGACATCATTGCTGTAATTCGTACTACAGGACAAAGTTTATTGGATTATGTTCCTTATGGACCTACTACTACTGGGTTTGGCGGTACGTATGCTACTCAGGCTAATTTTAAAATCCTGCGGGAAGCGCTGGATGAAGTGGGGCAAGAAGTAAACCGGTATATTTATCTGACAAATTATTGTTCGGGGTTATGTATGCCTGAGATTGCGGTGATGGGGGCCCTGGAGCGTCTGGATGTTATGCTCAATGACTCAATGTACGGTATTATTTTCAGGGATATAAATATGAAGCGTACCTTTGTTGACCAATTCTTTTCTCGTTTAATTAATGGCTATGCTGGTATTATCATCAATACTGGTGAAGATAATTACTTAACAACGGCTGATGCCATGGAAAGTGGTCATACTGTGCTGGCTTCTGAATTGATCAATGAACAGTTTGCCTTCCGGTGTGGTATGGTTTCAGAGCAACTTGGTCTTGGGCATGCTTTTGAAATTGATCCCAAAACACCCAATGGTTTTCTCTATGAATTAGCTCAGGCTCAACTGGTCAGGGAGGTTTTTCCACATAGTCCGATCAAGTATATGCCACCAACTAAATTTATGACAGGAAATATTTTTAAGGGTCATGTACAGGATACCCTCTTTAATGTGTGCTCGATTATGACAGGACAGAGTTTACATCTCTTAGGCATACTGACAGAGGCAATTCACACACCTCTTATTCAAGACAGGTTTTTGAGCATAGAGTCAGCCCGCTATGTTTTTGATAATATGCGGGGACTTGCCGATGAAATTTGCTTTAAGAAAGATGGAGTTATCCAGCAACGGGCAAGTGAAGTATTAGAAAAGGCTGTTGTATTGTTGGAAGAAATCGCTGAAATGGGACTAATGCAAGCTATAGCTGCAGGATATTTTGCTGATATAACGCGTACTCCAGAAGGCGGGAAAGGCTTAAATGGAGTCATTGTACGTGAAAATGGCTATCTTAATCCCTTTATTCCTTTAATGCTCAAAGGAGGAAGAAGGAATGGTTGA
- the ablA gene encoding lysine 2,3-aminomutase, producing MRDYRDIPLWANVKEEEWQDWRWQVANRITSMTVLKQVVSLAREEEDGIVNCLQSLRMAITPYYATLIDADNLNCPVRKQAVPTTAELEFGQFDMADPLHEDKDSPVPGLTHRYPDRVLFLVTDQCSMYCRHCTRRRIAGVCDQARSKEQINRCIQYIRETTVVRDVVLSGGDAFLISDELIEYILQELRQIKHVEIIRFGTRTPVVLPQRITPALCAILKRYHPIYVNVHFNHPKEITTAAKEACARLADAGVPLGNQAVLLKGVNDCPELIKKLMQQLLMIRVKPYYIYQCDMSQGIQHFRTPISSGIQAIEYLRGHTSGLAVPTYVVDAPGGGGKIPVMPQYMVSQNSSKTVLRNYEGIFTTYTEPKHCVDPEAPCEVCGGYHHDTTVGLAGLLSGDHCSLTSTQSVLRNTEKLGNEEPALLIAK from the coding sequence ATGCGTGATTATCGTGATATCCCCTTGTGGGCGAATGTTAAAGAAGAAGAGTGGCAAGACTGGCGGTGGCAGGTAGCTAACCGTATAACTTCAATGACGGTATTGAAGCAGGTTGTTTCATTAGCTCGTGAGGAAGAAGACGGAATAGTCAATTGTTTACAAAGTTTAAGAATGGCGATTACTCCTTATTATGCAACATTAATTGATGCTGATAACTTGAATTGCCCAGTTCGCAAGCAAGCTGTTCCGACAACGGCTGAATTAGAGTTTGGCCAATTTGATATGGCTGATCCTCTGCATGAAGATAAGGACTCGCCTGTTCCTGGACTAACTCATAGATATCCTGATCGGGTACTGTTTTTAGTTACTGACCAATGTTCAATGTATTGCCGTCATTGTACTAGAAGGCGTATTGCGGGAGTCTGTGACCAAGCGCGTTCAAAAGAACAAATTAATCGTTGTATCCAGTATATACGTGAAACAACCGTAGTTAGGGATGTAGTTTTGTCTGGCGGTGATGCCTTTTTAATAAGCGATGAGTTGATTGAGTATATTTTACAAGAATTACGGCAAATAAAGCATGTAGAAATTATCCGTTTTGGTACTCGTACGCCGGTGGTTTTGCCGCAAAGGATTACTCCTGCCCTGTGTGCTATTCTGAAACGCTATCATCCGATTTATGTAAATGTTCATTTTAACCATCCCAAAGAAATTACGACAGCTGCTAAAGAGGCTTGTGCTCGTTTGGCTGATGCTGGAGTGCCGCTTGGCAATCAAGCTGTCCTCTTAAAAGGCGTCAATGATTGTCCGGAATTAATAAAGAAATTGATGCAGCAATTACTAATGATAAGAGTAAAGCCTTACTATATTTATCAATGTGATATGTCACAAGGCATACAACACTTTAGGACTCCAATTAGTTCAGGGATTCAAGCGATTGAGTATTTAAGAGGGCATACTTCAGGTTTAGCAGTTCCCACTTATGTGGTTGATGCACCAGGCGGTGGCGGTAAAATTCCTGTTATGCCTCAATATATGGTTTCCCAAAATTCCAGTAAAACCGTTTTGCGGAACTATGAGGGCATCTTCACAACCTATACTGAACCAAAGCACTGTGTAGATCCAGAAGCGCCGTGCGAAGTATGCGGTGGTTACCATCATGATACAACGGTGGGATTGGCTGGATTACTTAGTGGTGATCATTGTTCCTTGACATCGACGCAATCCGTGCTTAGAAACACAGAAAAATTAGGAAACGAGGAGCCTGCTTTACTTATAGCAAAATAG
- a CDS encoding 3-oxoacid CoA-transferase subunit B, which yields MPQMDKRTRIAIRVAKELHDGDVVNLGIGMPTLVANYLPSGVSIILHSENGFLGIGPEPQKGSEDKDLVNAGGKPVTIQENGCCFDSAMSFAIIRGGHVDTTVLGALEVDEQGNLANWMVPGKRISGMGGAMDLVVGAKKIIIAMEHINKDGSPKIVKKCSLPLTAQAEVDLIVTDMAVIAVRPDGLHLIEIAEDTTLEEVVAATGGQLFYSNGNIGTF from the coding sequence ATGCCACAAATGGATAAGCGAACTCGCATTGCAATACGGGTAGCCAAAGAATTGCATGATGGTGATGTGGTAAACTTGGGGATTGGTATGCCCACTCTAGTGGCAAATTATCTACCCAGTGGAGTTTCTATTATCTTGCATTCGGAAAATGGATTCTTAGGAATTGGACCAGAACCGCAAAAAGGCTCGGAAGATAAAGATTTAGTAAATGCTGGAGGAAAGCCAGTGACGATACAAGAGAATGGATGCTGTTTTGACAGTGCTATGTCATTTGCCATAATTCGAGGAGGGCATGTTGATACTACGGTGTTAGGCGCATTGGAAGTAGATGAACAAGGGAATCTAGCTAACTGGATGGTTCCGGGAAAAAGAATTTCGGGTATGGGCGGAGCCATGGACTTAGTTGTGGGCGCAAAAAAAATCATTATTGCCATGGAACATATAAATAAAGATGGCTCTCCTAAAATAGTAAAGAAGTGTTCTTTGCCGCTTACAGCTCAAGCTGAGGTTGATCTAATTGTTACAGATATGGCGGTTATCGCAGTTCGTCCAGATGGACTACATCTCATTGAAATAGCCGAAGATACCACATTAGAAGAAGTAGTTGCTGCTACTGGTGGGCAATTATTCTATTCAAACGGAAACATTGGGACGTTTTGA
- a CDS encoding sigma 54-interacting transcriptional regulator: protein MFNWLDGSDSCLDLVLDRLDQAVHVINCEGITVYYNQTAAEVEGLQVVDVVGKHFLQVYPSLTLETSSLMKVLTTGKPVLNQQQTIVSRKGRIITIHYSTFPLYRDGILVGACDMSRDITKIKELSDRVMDLQAELLDTKSSGCKNSKKTEASFSKYTFNDIIGSHDLIVKLKVLGQRVASTSSPVLVIGETGAGKELVVQSIHNASSRKERPFVAQNCAAFPATLLESILFGTVKGSFTGAEDRPGLFELADGGTLFLDEINSMPMELQSKLLRVLQDGTFRRLGDNKLREVDTRVIACTNVDPQEAVRKKELRVDLYYRLNVVALKVPSLRERKSDISSLVEHFITMYNAKMGRSVKKISEEVNQAFLHYSWPGNVRELQHAIEHAMNIVSGLVIEMEHVPEHLLKYDEEPDNEKGWSHLGGKGLPEVLQNVEKSALIQALERSEGNISRAALSLGIPRQTIQYKLKIYGLVEKDKKATL, encoded by the coding sequence TTGTTTAATTGGTTAGATGGCAGTGACAGTTGTCTTGATTTAGTGCTGGATCGTCTTGACCAAGCGGTACATGTAATAAATTGTGAAGGAATAACGGTTTATTATAATCAGACAGCGGCTGAAGTGGAAGGGTTGCAGGTAGTTGATGTTGTTGGAAAACATTTTCTCCAGGTATATCCTTCATTAACCCTTGAAACGAGCAGTTTGATGAAGGTTTTAACTACTGGAAAGCCAGTATTGAATCAGCAACAAACGATAGTGAGCAGGAAAGGGAGAATTATCACAATTCATTACTCTACTTTCCCGCTTTATCGAGATGGGATATTAGTTGGTGCCTGTGATATGTCGCGAGATATAACAAAAATAAAAGAATTGTCAGATCGGGTGATGGATTTGCAGGCTGAACTTTTAGATACCAAATCCAGTGGCTGTAAGAACTCTAAAAAAACGGAAGCTAGTTTTTCAAAGTACACTTTTAACGATATTATTGGCAGTCACGATTTGATAGTTAAACTCAAAGTACTAGGTCAGCGGGTGGCATCAACATCTTCTCCTGTTTTGGTGATTGGTGAAACAGGAGCAGGCAAAGAATTAGTAGTGCAATCCATTCATAATGCTTCATCACGTAAAGAAAGACCTTTTGTGGCGCAAAACTGTGCGGCCTTTCCAGCGACATTATTAGAAAGTATTTTATTTGGCACTGTTAAGGGAAGTTTTACCGGAGCAGAAGACCGGCCAGGGTTATTCGAACTTGCTGATGGAGGAACCTTGTTTTTGGATGAAATCAATTCCATGCCAATGGAACTGCAAAGTAAATTGCTCAGAGTGTTGCAAGATGGGACTTTTCGTCGTCTAGGTGATAATAAGTTGCGAGAAGTAGATACCAGGGTTATTGCCTGTACCAATGTAGATCCACAAGAAGCAGTACGAAAAAAGGAACTGCGTGTTGATTTATATTATCGGCTGAATGTTGTTGCTTTGAAAGTACCTTCTCTCCGAGAACGAAAAAGTGATATTTCTTCCTTGGTGGAACATTTTATCACTATGTATAATGCCAAAATGGGTCGCTCGGTGAAAAAAATCAGTGAGGAAGTGAATCAGGCCTTCTTACATTATTCGTGGCCAGGTAATGTTCGGGAATTGCAGCATGCAATTGAGCATGCCATGAATATCGTCTCGGGTCTGGTCATTGAAATGGAACATGTTCCTGAACATCTACTTAAATATGATGAGGAACCAGATAATGAAAAAGGTTGGAGTCACTTGGGCGGAAAAGGTCTACCCGAAGTACTTCAAAATGTTGAAAAAAGCGCCCTCATACAAGCGTTAGAAAGAAGTGAGGGAAATATATCAAGAGCAGCGCTGTCTTTAGGTATTCCTCGTCAAACCATACAATATAAGTTAAAAATATATGGATTAGTTGAAAAAGACAAAAAAGCAACTCTTTAA
- a CDS encoding CoA transferase subunit A has product MARFCTAEEAVKDICEGMSIMIGGFLGVGTPDSLVQALVNQGTKNITIITNDSAFPGVGVGKLQDSKQINVLYTSYIGGHPDSGKCMENGDMKIVLTPQGTLAEQIRAGGAGLGGILTPTGVGTVVENGKQKIVVAEKTYLLEEPLKADIALIKAYKADTSGNLVYRFSARNFNPLMAMAAKTVIVEVEEIVPVGSIEPDYVATPGIFVDLLVKGGE; this is encoded by the coding sequence ATGGCAAGATTTTGTACTGCTGAAGAGGCGGTAAAGGATATTTGCGAGGGAATGTCGATCATGATTGGTGGTTTTTTAGGTGTTGGTACACCTGATAGCTTGGTGCAGGCTCTGGTAAATCAAGGTACTAAAAACATAACCATCATTACGAATGATAGTGCTTTTCCTGGCGTAGGTGTTGGTAAGCTTCAAGACAGCAAACAAATTAATGTATTATATACATCTTATATCGGCGGACATCCTGATAGTGGCAAATGTATGGAGAATGGGGATATGAAGATTGTTTTAACCCCTCAGGGAACTCTTGCTGAACAAATTCGAGCAGGCGGTGCTGGCTTGGGGGGGATATTAACTCCTACCGGTGTTGGAACAGTCGTAGAAAACGGAAAACAAAAAATAGTTGTAGCAGAGAAAACGTATTTGCTAGAAGAACCATTGAAAGCTGATATAGCTTTGATAAAAGCATATAAAGCCGATACGAGCGGTAATCTAGTCTATCGTTTTTCAGCCAGAAATTTTAATCCCTTGATGGCTATGGCTGCCAAGACAGTTATTGTCGAAGTGGAGGAAATAGTGCCAGTAGGCTCGATTGAACCTGATTATGTGGCAACGCCGGGAATATTTGTCGATTTGTTGGTCAAGGGGGGGGAATAG
- a CDS encoding zinc-binding dehydrogenase has protein sequence MTKVGCEYGTHRVLEPQGVLPQPAWRIDNMMEIYDNELLIEVDTLNIDAASFTQIKKEANKDLEVMERIMLEMVEKRGKHHNPVTGSGGMLMGTVTKIGPAWAGKTPVKVGDRIVTLVSLSLTPLKIHKIKKIHLEKEQVEVEAQAILFSSGIYAVLPSDMSPSLALAVLDVAGAPAQTAHLVRPGQSVLIIGGGGKSGMLCLYEAKKRAGVTGKVIGLGSSKGSCDRMQQLGYADEVLQVDATDPIKIMKAVSEATNGQMVDVTINCVNIPGTEMGSIMATKDGGTVYFFSMATSFTGAALGAEGIGKDVTMLIGNGYCRNHAVVALETVRESPILWKIFQELYA, from the coding sequence ATGACAAAAGTTGGTTGCGAGTATGGAACGCATCGCGTATTAGAACCTCAAGGAGTTTTACCTCAGCCAGCATGGAGAATTGATAATATGATGGAAATCTACGATAATGAGCTGTTGATTGAAGTAGATACGTTGAATATTGATGCAGCTAGTTTTACGCAAATCAAGAAAGAAGCCAATAAAGATCTGGAAGTAATGGAAAGAATTATGCTTGAAATGGTGGAAAAACGGGGCAAACATCATAATCCGGTTACTGGCTCCGGAGGAATGCTGATGGGTACTGTTACTAAAATTGGCCCTGCTTGGGCTGGTAAAACTCCGGTAAAAGTAGGTGACAGGATTGTTACCTTAGTGTCTTTATCATTGACTCCTTTAAAAATTCATAAAATTAAAAAAATTCACTTAGAAAAAGAGCAAGTAGAAGTAGAGGCTCAGGCAATTTTGTTTAGCAGCGGCATTTATGCCGTACTGCCTTCAGATATGTCACCATCTTTGGCGTTAGCTGTATTGGATGTAGCGGGGGCACCAGCGCAAACTGCCCACCTTGTGCGTCCAGGACAAAGCGTACTCATTATTGGTGGAGGTGGTAAATCGGGAATGCTATGTCTCTATGAGGCTAAGAAGAGAGCCGGCGTAACAGGTAAAGTCATTGGTCTAGGTTCAAGCAAAGGTAGTTGTGACAGAATGCAGCAATTAGGGTATGCAGATGAAGTTCTTCAAGTGGATGCGACTGATCCTATTAAAATTATGAAAGCTGTATCGGAGGCTACAAATGGCCAGATGGTGGATGTCACCATAAATTGTGTTAATATACCCGGTACAGAAATGGGCTCGATTATGGCGACAAAAGATGGGGGTACGGTATATTTCTTTAGTATGGCTACCAGCTTTACAGGCGCGGCTCTTGGGGCTGAGGGAATAGGCAAGGATGTGACCATGTTGATTGGCAATGGGTATTGTCGGAATCACGCGGTGGTTGCATTAGAAACAGTCAGAGAAAGTCCGATTCTTTGGAAAATATTCCAAGAACTTTACGCATAA
- a CDS encoding amino acid permease translates to MNADLEKGKNLSIRETGIGDKEELKRSLRARHMNMIALGGAIGTGLFLASGASVSTAGPGGALVAYGVIGIMVYFLMTSLGEMATYLPVPGSFGTYAARFVDPALGFAIGWNYWLNWATCIAAELVAGAIIMKFWFPDIPGYYWSGLFLVILFTLNFLSTRAYGESEYWFAGAKVVTAMIFLLVGILMILGIGSPSPGFANWHIEEAPFVGGLGSILAIFMIAGFSFQGTELVGIAAGESQNPEKDVPKAINTVFWRILLFYIGALIIIGFVLPYTDENLLKSDVENVAVSPFTLVFSRAGFSAAASLMNAIILTSVLSCANSGLYASTRMLYAMAKEGKAPKIFGKVNKRGVPVNSLYITSAIGFLAFLSSLVGEGTAYTWLLNITGMIGFIAWLGIAISHYRFRKAFIKQGFDLNELKYKAKWFPFGPIFAMVLCFFVIIGQNYNAFLGGEVDWYGIVVSYVGIPIFLATYIGYKLSKKSKLIALEEVDLSKNAI, encoded by the coding sequence ATGAACGCCGACCTAGAGAAGGGGAAAAACTTAAGTATAAGGGAGACTGGTATTGGGGATAAAGAGGAGCTAAAGCGAAGTTTAAGAGCCCGTCACATGAATATGATAGCACTTGGAGGTGCTATCGGTACTGGTTTGTTTTTGGCTAGCGGTGCATCAGTTAGTACTGCCGGTCCGGGCGGAGCACTAGTGGCTTATGGAGTTATTGGAATTATGGTTTACTTTCTAATGACGAGTTTAGGAGAAATGGCAACCTATTTACCTGTTCCAGGATCTTTCGGAACATATGCGGCCAGGTTTGTCGATCCCGCCTTAGGATTTGCAATAGGTTGGAACTATTGGTTAAACTGGGCTACTTGTATAGCGGCAGAATTAGTGGCAGGAGCTATCATTATGAAGTTTTGGTTCCCTGATATCCCAGGATATTACTGGAGTGGGCTATTTTTAGTCATTTTATTTACACTTAATTTTTTGTCAACACGAGCTTATGGTGAGAGTGAATATTGGTTTGCTGGTGCTAAGGTTGTAACTGCAATGATATTTTTATTGGTAGGTATTTTGATGATTTTAGGGATAGGGAGTCCCTCGCCTGGATTTGCTAATTGGCACATTGAGGAGGCACCTTTCGTCGGCGGATTAGGCTCTATACTGGCGATTTTCATGATTGCTGGCTTTTCTTTCCAAGGAACTGAGCTAGTTGGTATTGCGGCTGGTGAAAGTCAGAATCCTGAAAAAGATGTGCCAAAAGCAATTAATACGGTGTTCTGGCGTATTCTCCTATTTTATATTGGTGCTTTAATAATTATTGGTTTTGTACTACCTTATACTGACGAAAATTTATTGAAAAGTGATGTGGAGAATGTTGCCGTTAGTCCCTTTACTCTTGTATTTAGCCGTGCTGGTTTTAGCGCAGCGGCTTCCCTGATGAATGCAATCATTCTCACGTCAGTACTATCTTGTGCTAATTCAGGACTGTATGCTTCAACTCGTATGCTTTATGCGATGGCAAAAGAAGGAAAAGCACCGAAGATATTTGGTAAGGTTAATAAACGTGGTGTCCCAGTTAATTCTCTATATATTACGTCTGCTATTGGATTTCTTGCCTTTCTGTCCTCACTAGTTGGTGAAGGCACTGCTTATACCTGGTTACTTAACATTACTGGTATGATCGGATTTATAGCTTGGTTGGGTATTGCCATTAGCCACTACCGTTTTCGGAAGGCATTTATCAAACAAGGGTTTGATTTAAATGAACTCAAGTATAAAGCAAAATGGTTCCCCTTTGGACCTATATTCGCTATGGTACTTTGCTTTTTTGTAATTATTGGGCAGAACTATAACGCATTTTTAGGCGGGGAAGTGGATTGGTATGGCATAGTCGTTTCCTATGTGGGTATTCCAATCTTCTTGGCAACTTATATTGGATATAAGCTTTCGAAGAAGAGCAAGTTAATTGCTTTGGAAGAAGTAGACTTAAGTAAGAATGCTATCTGA
- a CDS encoding hotdog fold domain-containing protein, whose product MEEALIRIRMSEHDAHYAGGLVNGSRMLDLFGDVATELLIRSDGDEGLFVAYDNVEFKEPVYAGDFIEARGKIVKIGNTSRRMEFTAMKVIALDQIAPHDSSASVLIEPVLVCTASGTCVVPKEKQRGGEFG is encoded by the coding sequence ATGGAAGAAGCATTAATACGTATACGAATGAGTGAACATGATGCTCATTATGCCGGAGGATTAGTCAATGGATCGCGAATGTTGGATTTATTTGGTGATGTGGCAACAGAATTGTTAATCCGTAGTGATGGTGATGAAGGTCTGTTTGTTGCATATGATAATGTGGAATTTAAAGAACCTGTTTATGCTGGTGATTTTATCGAGGCCAGGGGGAAAATTGTAAAGATAGGTAATACATCACGACGGATGGAATTTACCGCTATGAAAGTTATTGCATTAGATCAAATTGCCCCACATGATTCTTCGGCATCTGTACTTATTGAACCAGTGCTTGTTTGCACGGCTAGCGGGACATGTGTCGTTCCTAAAGAAAAGCAAAGAGGTGGAGAATTTGGATAA
- a CDS encoding 3-keto-5-aminohexanoate cleavage protein, producing the protein MDKLIITVALVGAETSRKDNPNLPLTPREIADEAIHCAEKGASIIHLHVRDKEGNATQSKSIFKETMDLIKKDSNVIIQTSTGGASWMTAEERLQPVELRPEMATLTTGTVNFGEEIFSNSMSNIETFAQAMVEQGVKPEIEVFEVGMVNNALQLVKKGILQLPLHFDFVMGVPGGITGEPRNLLHLVESLPPGCTWTVAGIGRSELPLATMGIVMGGHVRVGFEDNVYYTKGVLADSNAQLVERVVRIAGELGREIATPDQAREILGLHGRSRAV; encoded by the coding sequence TTGGATAAGCTCATCATTACGGTTGCACTAGTCGGGGCTGAAACCTCCCGAAAAGACAATCCTAATTTACCACTTACGCCTAGGGAAATTGCTGATGAGGCAATACATTGTGCTGAAAAAGGAGCTTCTATTATTCATCTTCATGTTAGAGATAAAGAGGGAAATGCCACTCAGTCTAAATCCATTTTTAAAGAAACAATGGATTTGATCAAAAAGGATAGTAATGTAATTATTCAAACATCCACTGGCGGAGCGTCATGGATGACAGCGGAGGAACGTTTACAACCGGTAGAACTAAGACCAGAGATGGCAACATTAACTACAGGTACAGTTAATTTTGGTGAAGAAATATTTTCAAATTCCATGTCAAACATTGAAACATTTGCCCAAGCAATGGTAGAGCAGGGGGTTAAGCCGGAAATTGAGGTATTTGAGGTTGGTATGGTTAATAATGCTTTGCAGCTAGTAAAAAAAGGAATTTTGCAGCTGCCCCTTCATTTTGACTTTGTGATGGGAGTTCCTGGAGGTATAACGGGAGAACCTAGGAATTTACTGCATCTGGTTGAGTCTTTACCACCTGGATGCACTTGGACGGTGGCTGGAATCGGGCGCAGTGAATTGCCGCTAGCGACAATGGGTATTGTAATGGGCGGACATGTTCGTGTCGGCTTTGAGGATAATGTGTATTATACAAAAGGAGTATTAGCTGACAGTAACGCCCAATTAGTAGAACGAGTTGTACGGATCGCAGGAGAGTTGGGACGGGAAATTGCTACGCCTGATCAAGCTAGGGAAATTTTGGGGTTGCATGGGAGAAGTAGAGCGGTTTAG